The following coding sequences lie in one Anaerohalosphaeraceae bacterium genomic window:
- a CDS encoding cellulase family glycosylhydrolase — protein sequence MEKISPEKVSFPLYRGFNLLEKFSGQGPRRAFVEKDFEIMADWGFNFARLPMSYWHWADKHDWFSIREDVLEDIDQAVEWGRQYGIHVNLNLHRIPGYCINNRKAEPVDLYEDTPENRQKALEGAVFHWKMFARRYKGIPTTQLSFDLINEPPYLPDETRHVEVVRALVEAIRQEDPERLIIADGKDVGRSPIWGITDLGVVQSTRGYDPVSVSHYQAPWMPPNAFQTRQIPTWPLKADDGTIWDKEYLKEKLVKPWKELEKQGVPVHVGEWGCFNKTPHDTALRWMEDWLQLWKEAGWGHALWNLRGDFGVLDSRRADVHYEPFRGHQLDRKMLELIQKY from the coding sequence ATGGAAAAGATTTCTCCAGAAAAAGTATCGTTTCCCCTTTATCGCGGGTTCAATCTGCTGGAGAAGTTCAGCGGACAGGGACCTCGTCGGGCGTTTGTCGAGAAAGATTTCGAAATTATGGCCGACTGGGGCTTTAATTTCGCCCGTCTTCCAATGTCCTACTGGCACTGGGCGGACAAACACGACTGGTTTTCGATTCGCGAGGATGTTTTGGAGGATATTGACCAGGCCGTTGAATGGGGCCGGCAATATGGGATCCACGTGAACCTCAATCTGCATCGAATCCCCGGGTACTGCATCAATAACCGCAAGGCCGAACCTGTGGATTTGTATGAGGATACGCCGGAAAACAGGCAAAAGGCCCTGGAAGGAGCCGTATTCCATTGGAAAATGTTCGCCCGCCGTTATAAAGGAATCCCCACTACGCAGCTGAGTTTTGATTTGATTAACGAACCGCCGTATCTGCCGGATGAGACCCGCCACGTAGAAGTTGTTCGGGCTCTGGTCGAGGCCATTCGTCAGGAGGACCCGGAACGACTCATCATTGCCGACGGAAAGGATGTCGGCCGCTCGCCTATTTGGGGAATTACTGATTTGGGGGTTGTCCAAAGCACACGCGGCTATGACCCCGTCAGTGTGAGCCATTACCAGGCCCCCTGGATGCCGCCGAATGCCTTTCAGACCCGGCAGATTCCGACCTGGCCGCTCAAGGCCGATGACGGTACGATTTGGGATAAGGAGTATCTGAAGGAAAAATTGGTCAAGCCCTGGAAAGAGCTCGAAAAGCAGGGGGTGCCCGTTCATGTCGGCGAATGGGGATGCTTTAACAAGACCCCTCACGACACAGCACTTCGGTGGATGGAAGATTGGCTGCAGTTATGGAAAGAGGCCGGCTGGGGACATGCGTTATGGAATCTAAGGGGCGATTTTGGTGTGCTCGACAGCCGCAGAGCGGACGTTCATTATGAGCCGTTCAGAGGGCATCAGCTGGACCGGAAAATGCTGGAACTCATTCAGAAGTACTGA
- a CDS encoding ethylbenzene dehydrogenase-related protein, whose protein sequence is MDLTLHCRYVQTAILTDGAANEPVWAELPEITTLDASSQRPIRLKAFHNGQSIFFLVVYPDSAPSESHKSWFWDAAEQIYKPGNDQEDMLVLKWRLTGENLSLSPEQLEPHKADIWFWKACRTNPSGYLDDKQQEVTLEPQAESLALPSNQYGTLYLRRTGDEGQAAYTEKFFFDYQGDVLLRYYPQEPSGSRADIRGKGQWADGTWTLEIQRALQTGHEDDVQFEIGQTYLFAATLYEMAGTGIEPQWQQPLYRTGNAFDKLYLVIEPPHP, encoded by the coding sequence ATGGATTTGACACTGCATTGCCGTTATGTCCAAACCGCCATTCTGACTGACGGAGCAGCCAACGAACCGGTTTGGGCGGAACTGCCGGAGATTACAACCTTGGATGCATCTTCTCAGAGGCCGATTCGGCTGAAGGCCTTTCACAACGGACAAAGTATCTTCTTTCTGGTGGTCTATCCGGACAGTGCCCCGTCCGAATCGCACAAGAGCTGGTTCTGGGATGCTGCAGAGCAGATTTACAAGCCGGGCAATGACCAGGAGGATATGCTGGTGCTCAAATGGCGGCTGACCGGGGAGAATCTGTCTTTGTCGCCGGAGCAGCTGGAGCCTCACAAAGCCGACATCTGGTTCTGGAAGGCCTGTCGAACCAATCCGAGCGGATATCTGGATGACAAGCAGCAGGAGGTGACTCTGGAACCGCAGGCCGAATCGCTGGCCCTGCCTTCGAACCAATACGGCACACTTTACCTGCGTCGAACGGGGGATGAAGGACAAGCCGCTTATACGGAAAAATTTTTCTTCGACTATCAGGGAGATGTTCTTCTTCGCTATTATCCGCAGGAGCCGTCCGGCAGCCGAGCGGACATTCGCGGCAAAGGTCAATGGGCGGACGGAACCTGGACCCTTGAGATTCAGCGGGCCCTCCAAACCGGTCATGAGGATGATGTCCAATTCGAGATTGGACAAACCTATCTCTTTGCCGCTACTCTCTATGAAATGGCCGGCACGGGCATCGAACCCCAGTGGCAGCAGCCCCTGTACCGAACCGGAAATGCTTTTGACAAACTGTACCTGGTTATTGAACCGCCCCATCCTTAA